Below is a window of Halolamina sp. CBA1230 DNA.
CGGTTCGGAAGTACGTCCGCAAGCTCGAGGACGACGGGGTAATCGTCGGCTACTCCGCCGAGGTCGACCCCAAGAAGCTCACCGGGCAGTCGATCGCGCTGGTCGGGATGGACGTCGACAGCGAGCAGTACGTCGACGCGACGAACGCATTGAAGGAGCTCGACGCGATCGAATCGCTGTACAGCTCCACGGGCGACCACATGCTGCTGGCGGAGG
It encodes the following:
- the lrpA1 gene encoding HTH-type transcriptional regulator LrpA1; protein product: MTTSATEDRILQILEEDAQASVSEIAERADVSKPTVRKYVRKLEDDGVIVGYSAEVDPKKLTGQSIALVGMDVDSEQYVDATNALKELDAIESLYSSTGDHMLLAEVRAEDGDALGDVISDRILEVDGVTAAHPCFLQERLK